Below is a genomic region from Deinococcus koreensis.
GCAGCGCCACCGGGCGCAGGAGATCCGCAGCGAACTGCTCGGCCACATCGGGGCCCGCGTGGAGGACTTCCGGCTCGCCGGCTTCAGCGACGCCGAGGCCCTGCGACGAACCCTGCGGGAACTGGGGGAGCCGGGCTTCGTCCAGGGCGGGATGCAGCGCGTGTACCTGTGGCCCGGCGCCCTGCGCCTGAGCCTGCTGGGCGCGCTGGCCTGCGGCGCGCTGGTGACCCTGCTGAACATCTCGGCGCTGGCGCAGGTGCAGGGCTACCACCCCGCCTTCACGCCGCTGCCCGGCCCCTACACCTACGTGGACACCGGCAGCCTGCGCCAGGAGCTGGAAAAAGCGGGCGTGCAGGTGCAGGGGCCCCCCGACGCCCCGGTCTTCAGCCTGCCGGGGCAGGGCGGCGCCGTTCTGATCGACACCGGGCAGGGTGCAATCGGGCAGACCGACCCCTCTTCGACGGAGGCCGGCGCCGAGAAGACGGCCTTCGTGAGCCGCACGCTGATCCGCGATTACCTCAGCGGGCGCACCTTCATCGACCTGAACGCCGTGGTGGCGGCCGCCGTGCGCGCGGGCCTGGACGCGCGGGTGGAGGGCTGGCTCAACCCCCGCCTGCACCTGGGCACGGTGACCCTGGCGCTGGGCACGCCCGAGCAGCCAGTGGACGCCTCGTCCCTCTACCCGGTCGCGCTGGCCCCGCTGGCCCGCACCCTGGGCCTGGCCGAAGCGCGCAGCGCCCGCCTGGACGACGTGAACGTGTTCAGCTACCACACCCTGAAGGTGGACGCGCCCGCCGGCACCCTGTACGCGCTGGTCACGCCCCGCCGGCTCTCGCGGGGGCTGGGGCGCGGCGACGTCCGGGTGCTGGCCTACGATCTGGCGCCGGTCGGCCCCGGCGGCGCGCTGGAATTCCGCCTGCCCTACGAGCTGCCATACCTGGAACTGGGCGATGACCCCGCCGCGCTGCGGGCCGCGGCCGCCTGGCTGGGCGAGCAGGCCGACATCACGGCCTATGCCAGCGCCGAGCGTCCTGCGCCGGCCCTGCTGCTGCGCCTGAACGGGCAGCTCAGTGGTCAGACCTACGCGGTGGCCTCCCAGCGCGGCCCCAGCGTCGGCGAGCAGCGCTGAGGCTGGGGCCGACGCGGCGGGCCCGCTCTGACCCTGCCGCGCCCAGACGGCGTCTGCCGTCAGGGGCGGAGATCAGGAGACCCGCCGGGCTGCCCCGAGCGAAGCCGGCGTTCCTGCTCCAGCCCCTGCGCGTCGGTATGCGTGACCGGCACGGCGATGGTGATCAGGATGGCGCTGTTCTCCAGGGCCACGACCTCGTGGGGAACGCGGGCCGGCAGCGTGACCAGTCCGTGGGGGCCGAGTTCCAGCCGCTGGCCCTGCGAGCTGAACGCCACCCGGCCGTCGAGCACCAGCACGCTGATGGGGCCGGGGGCGGTGTGCTCCGGCAGCCCCTGACCCGTCACCAGCACCATCAGCAGCAGGGTGAAGTCGGCGTCGCGCACCAGGGTGAGCGAGTCGCGCCCGTGCTCCCGCAGGGGAGCCTCGCTTCGCAGGCGGGCCAGCTGGGCGGCCAGGTCGTAGCGGTGAAGGGCGATGGGGTGCGGCCGGTCGGGTCTGCTCTCGGACATCCAGTCCTCCCTGTGGGGTGCCTCCCAAGTCTGGGCCGTGCGGCCTTTGTCCGTCCTGTGGTGTCTCTAGCGTACCGCTTCGGCCTCCTGAGTGGAGGGTTGGCCCCTGGCCCCTCTCCGGCCGTGCGCACCGGGTTCCTGCTGGCTTCCTCAGTCCCGCCGCACCACCAGCGGCCCGCGCGGCCCCAGCGTGATGCCCGGCTGCGGCGTGGCGTCGCCCCGCACGGCCCGCAGCGGCGGCAGTGCGCCCAGAACGTCGTGAATCAGCATCTGCGCGAGGTGCATTCCCAGGCACAGCCGCTCGCCGCCGCCGAAGGGCAGGTAGGCCCAGGCGGGCGGCTTGTCGGCCCAGCGCTCTGGGCGGAACTCGCCGGGGGCGTCCCACAGACCCGGGTCGCGGCCCGTCAGGTAGGGCGAATACAGGGCCAGCGCGCCGCGCGGCACCCGCACGCCGTCCCACACCAGGTCGCGGCCCAGACGGCGGCTGCCCATCCAGCCCGGCGCGTACAGGCGCAGCGTCTCCTTGAGCACGGCCCCGTGGTGCTCGGGGGCGTGCCACTGCGGATAGCGGGCCAGATGCCAGAGGGCGTAGGCGAGCGCGTGCGTGGTCGTGTCGTGCGCCGCCGCGAGGCTCACGCGCGTTTCCTCCAGGCCGCCGGGCAGCGGCGCCAGCACGGCCAGCAGGTCGTCGCCGCCGGCCGTCAGGCGCTGGTGGGCCAGCCGACGCAACTCGGCGTTCACCCGCAGGAACAGCCCCGGCCTCGGCAGGGCCGGCACCGGGAAGGGCTGCCGGAGCGGGGCCAGGAAGGCGTGCAGCAGGCGCGGGCTGAACTCACCGCTGAAATAGGCCGCGTTCAGCAGCGCCAGCACGGCGCGGTCGGCCCAGGCCAGGGCGTCGAACTCGCCCTGGGGCACCCCCGGCAGCGCGGCCTGGGTGCGCTCCCGCAGCACCTCCAGATGGCGCTTGCCGAAGCCCGGATTCATGGTCTGGCGGCGCGGCCCGTGTCCCGGCGCGTCGCTCAGGATCACGCCGCCCGACAGGTAGGGCACCACCGCTGAAAAGCTGCCCGCGCTGCGGAAGGTGCCCAGGTCGGTCAGGAAGCGCCGGTTCCAGGCGGGCGAGAAGCCCACCACCGCCGGCAGGCCCAGGCGCAGGCGGAAGACGTCCTTCCCGGCGGCGCGGGCACGGGCGGCGCCCTCCTCGATCAGCCCCAGCGGCGCCAGGGCCCAGTCCTGCAGGTGGCCATTGCCGGGGCGGGTGGGCGGCTCGGGCAGGGAAGCTAGTGAATGCCGAATGGCCACACCTCACCCCTGCCGGGCGTCTCGCGGCCGTCCAGATCGTCGTACTTGAGGCCCAGCAGCGAGCCCGCGCCGTTCCAGCCCGAGAGCATCGACAGAGGCACCCCGCCGCCCGGATGCACCGTGCCGCCGACCTGCAGCAGGTTGCGCAGCGGCGGGATCGACCAGCCGGGGCGCAGGCTGCCGCCCAGGCCATGCGGCGCCCGGCCGTACAGCGCGCCCCCCTGCGCCGTGCGGGCGTAGTCGGCGGGCGAGAGGGCCTGCCAGTCGTCGATGTCCAGCGGGAAGCGGGCCTGGAGGGACCTCAGCAGCCCCTCGGCATACGGGCGCGGGTCGCCCACCACCTCGGGGCGGGGCGGGGCGTTCACCAGCAGGAAGGCGCGCTCGCCGTCCAGGTGCAGGTAGAGGGTCGGGTCGCCCGGCAGCCGACCGGCCCGGATGTCGCGCCACTCGCGGGCGTAGTCGGCCGGCCAGAAGAGGTGGTGGGCGCGGCCCATGTCCTCTGTCAGGCGCAGCTGCACGGCGAAGCCGCTCACGCCGCGCGGGGTGGCCCGCTCGTTCAGGCCCAGCCACCCCAGGGTCAGGGCGCGGTCGGCGGCGCTGATCCAGGCGTCGGCGGCGAAGGAACCCCGGCTGGTGTGGGCGCCCAGCACGCGGCTGCCGTGCACGCTCAGGTGCTCGACCTGCGTGCCGAACTCGAAGCGCACGCCCAGCGCCTCGGCCTGCGCGTGGAGGCGCCGGGCCAGTCCCAGCAGGCCGCCCTGCAGGTGCCACACGCCGTAGCCCAGCTCCACCCAGGCGATGTTGTGCAGCACGGCCGGGGCGCGGTACGGGTTGGCCCCCAGGTAGGTGGCGAAGCGCAGCCAGAAGGGGGTCAGGAACGGGCCGGAGCGCACGTAGCGCCTCAGGGGGGTGCCGGGGGCAGCGGCCCGGCCTCTGGTCAGGGCGTAGCGCGCCAGGGCCACGCGCCCCGGCGGGGGCCGGAACAGGAAGGTCGGCGCGGCGTCCTCGTACATGCGCCGCGAGGCCGCCAGCAGCTGCGTGTAGCGCTGGCCTTCCTGCCGGGAGAGCTGCGAGAGCGTCGGCTCCAGGCTGCCCGCCACGCGCAGGGCCTGGGGGGCGAACGTGCGGCCGCCCAGAGCGTGGTAGGTGGTGGTGGGGGTGGCCGCCTCCAGTTCGGGCGCTTCCCAGCCCAGGCGGGCGTGCAGGGCGCGGAAGATCTGCGGCATGGTCACCACGGTCGGGCCGCTGGAGAAATCGCTGAAGCCCAGCGCCGCCTTGCCGCCCGGCCCCTCCAGGGAGTCCAGCACGGTCACCCGCGCGCCCGCCTGGGCCAGCCGCAGCGCCGCCGCCAGCCCCGCGAAGCCCGCGCCGATCACGGCGACGTGCTGTGGCGTGCGTTTGTTCACCCGCAGAGGATAGGCCATGTGGAAGCCGGCGCAAGGGCGCCGTGTCCCCTGGCCGGCCCGTGCTCATCCGGCCTGGTCTGCCTCCCTACTT
It encodes:
- a CDS encoding permease prefix domain 1-containing protein codes for the protein MSEDDDLRTYLNRATRRLQRHRAQEIRSELLGHIGARVEDFRLAGFSDAEALRRTLRELGEPGFVQGGMQRVYLWPGALRLSLLGALACGALVTLLNISALAQVQGYHPAFTPLPGPYTYVDTGSLRQELEKAGVQVQGPPDAPVFSLPGQGGAVLIDTGQGAIGQTDPSSTEAGAEKTAFVSRTLIRDYLSGRTFIDLNAVVAAAVRAGLDARVEGWLNPRLHLGTVTLALGTPEQPVDASSLYPVALAPLARTLGLAEARSARLDDVNVFSYHTLKVDAPAGTLYALVTPRRLSRGLGRGDVRVLAYDLAPVGPGGALEFRLPYELPYLELGDDPAALRAAAAWLGEQADITAYASAERPAPALLLRLNGQLSGQTYAVASQRGPSVGEQR
- a CDS encoding cupin domain-containing protein; protein product: MSESRPDRPHPIALHRYDLAAQLARLRSEAPLREHGRDSLTLVRDADFTLLLMVLVTGQGLPEHTAPGPISVLVLDGRVAFSSQGQRLELGPHGLVTLPARVPHEVVALENSAILITIAVPVTHTDAQGLEQERRLRSGQPGGSPDLRP
- a CDS encoding cytochrome P450, giving the protein MAIRHSLASLPEPPTRPGNGHLQDWALAPLGLIEEGAARARAAGKDVFRLRLGLPAVVGFSPAWNRRFLTDLGTFRSAGSFSAVVPYLSGGVILSDAPGHGPRRQTMNPGFGKRHLEVLRERTQAALPGVPQGEFDALAWADRAVLALLNAAYFSGEFSPRLLHAFLAPLRQPFPVPALPRPGLFLRVNAELRRLAHQRLTAGGDDLLAVLAPLPGGLEETRVSLAAAHDTTTHALAYALWHLARYPQWHAPEHHGAVLKETLRLYAPGWMGSRRLGRDLVWDGVRVPRGALALYSPYLTGRDPGLWDAPGEFRPERWADKPPAWAYLPFGGGERLCLGMHLAQMLIHDVLGALPPLRAVRGDATPQPGITLGPRGPLVVRRD
- a CDS encoding phytoene desaturase family protein, whose translation is MNKRTPQHVAVIGAGFAGLAAALRLAQAGARVTVLDSLEGPGGKAALGFSDFSSGPTVVTMPQIFRALHARLGWEAPELEAATPTTTYHALGGRTFAPQALRVAGSLEPTLSQLSRQEGQRYTQLLAASRRMYEDAAPTFLFRPPPGRVALARYALTRGRAAAPGTPLRRYVRSGPFLTPFWLRFATYLGANPYRAPAVLHNIAWVELGYGVWHLQGGLLGLARRLHAQAEALGVRFEFGTQVEHLSVHGSRVLGAHTSRGSFAADAWISAADRALTLGWLGLNERATPRGVSGFAVQLRLTEDMGRAHHLFWPADYAREWRDIRAGRLPGDPTLYLHLDGERAFLLVNAPPRPEVVGDPRPYAEGLLRSLQARFPLDIDDWQALSPADYARTAQGGALYGRAPHGLGGSLRPGWSIPPLRNLLQVGGTVHPGGGVPLSMLSGWNGAGSLLGLKYDDLDGRETPGRGEVWPFGIH